Genomic DNA from Perca fluviatilis chromosome 12, GENO_Pfluv_1.0, whole genome shotgun sequence:
TCGTACACTCTGTGGGCTGAAATCAGACCTTGGTTACTGAAGGCATCATCACGCTCACAGCTGTAGTACATGCAGGCATCTTAGAGGCCAACTGGCACCTCAGACCTACACTTAGACAGTGTCTCTAATACTACAAAGAAACAATCGCAGAAAACCGCAACGGATAAATAACAAGAAAGTTGACATATGAGTTCTGTTGTGTATGTGCTTTTTTGACTATGATGTTTTACAAATATCACATACTTTTCACATGAATTCTTTCTACTAACAATGGAAACAGGATTACAAAAAACATGTATGCAACATCTAATACAGTCAGAAAGAAAGAGTGAAGAGCAAAAAGAGAAGGTGTATGGGTAATGATGAGGAGGCTCATTAATCTAGGGTGTTTGCATCCAATTTGTTTGCATAATAGTCTAGGAAAGGGTACCAAGATTTTGTATCTTTTTAATGAGCACTGAACTGTGCATctgattttgtttctttctattCTGACAACTGACATTACCTGACGAACCAAGCGTGAGTGTGACAATATGTTGTACTTTTCATACTGCCAATAATTGTGTGGAAATTATAGATAAAGTGCGTTTGTATCTACTGCTCTCTAGTGGTAGATTAGTGATCTTGGATCTTGGTTCCCAGATATTAGTCTGTCAGGTGGACACTCTGTGACTGTATATGAATCCAGCTTCCTCTATTAAGATTAGGACACTCTAACAGCAACCTTAACCCTCATAGTCTTCTAGGATATTCCCAAGCATGTGATTGGTGGGATTTTATGGGGCAAAGCCAACCTAGGAGCCACCCTGGGAGGCTGCGTTCAGGCAATAAAAGTCTCAAATAACTTCTTTATTGCAGTTCCTTTAACACCCTTTACTTACCTACAGCTAGTAGCAGCTGGCAGATTTGATCCCCTGACAGGGCTGATGTCTCTGTAAAAAATAAGCCCCTGTCATTGGCCAGACTCTGTCCTTCCTGCATGATGATGTAAACAAACCATACATTGCATGTCACAGATTGAAACATACAGTAGATTTGACTAAGGAAggtgatcctctgtgtgtgtactgtacctGCACTGAGACTTGTCGATCCTGTGCCAGATCTCCCTTGTTGCCCACCAGCCATATGACCGTAGATCCTGGGATGTACTGTTTCTCAAGCTCTTTGAGCCACACTTGAGCTCTGATGAAGGTTTCCTATAGTGGCACAAACATGCACAGGGATACATGACGGCATAAGCACCAAGATATGAGTCAAAATAAGACGAGATAAGTCATTTCCACGGTCAGGCGTCTGTTCCGTTTACCCTTTTGCTGATATCGTAGACCAGGAGTGCAGCGTGGGCTCCTCTGTAGTAAAGTGGGGTGACACTGTGGTATTTTTCCTGCCCTGCCGTGTCCCATATCTCAAAGCGAAGAGTGACGTCACTCAGATGCACCACTCGGGTCAGGTAGGCACCTGAAGGGGCAGACAGCACAATGATACCTGGGCGCATTCATGGCTTGGTTCTTTAGTGATTGGTCCTGGCTATGTTCACATGAAAcgaaactgcattctcaattacgTTTCAAGGGAAACACATCCTCGTACCAGTGACAGGCGCACATTTGAAACAGCAGCCGTTTAAAACACGTGGTTTACGTTGTATATTGAAACAAAATGACttggttaggttaaggaaaagatcgTGTTTTGGGCTTCAAATAAATAGCCTATGTTTGTTATGTAGGCTTTGTGACTTAAGTTAGGTATGTTACTTCAAATaagtcaacgttgacttttggttttacACGGGACACGAACAGCGAACGCCGTCTTCCTACGCAGACTTTGAACACAGACTTTGattagaaatgtatttgtgaTAGGTCAAAAACAAACGTACTAAGGGACAAAATACGTGAATTAGACCTATGAAGCTATACAGCCATGAGtcgttagcctagcttagcataaagactggaaacttaAAAAATATGCCTGCAAGCACCAATAAAGCTTAACACGTTGTATCTCGTTTGTTgaatctgtacaaaaactgagctttaaaaacacaaagtttTGGTTTCTCCAGGAATTCACTGCTCACCGCCAAGAAATAGACCACAACTTCTGTTTTTTACATTGTACATAGATTTAGTTAAtgagtaaaaatgtaaaaagtgttttcttttgttttcttccgACAGAGCCATGCTATCTGTTTCCACCTTCTAGTCTTtctgctatgctaagctaaccatctcctgactgtagcttcatattgaccttacagacatgagagtggtatagATCTTCTGATTTAACTCTCAGCGAGACAGCAAATAAGCGATTTCACACCatttaaaaactatttatttgACTACATTTCAGTATTAACCCATTTCACTCTGATATGTGTAACAATTGCTATCTCAAGCTCCGATCATGAACTCACAGCCAACAGTAGGTGATGTAGTCCTGAACTCATCTTTGCCAAATCGCAGTGCCAGGCTGGACTTCCCCACGCCAGAGCTTCCCAGAAGGACCATCTTAACCCTGAGCGTCTGCACAGGTCTACTCAAAGTCTCCCTGCGGTGCTGAGCTCCTCCTGGCACCCTGGGGAGCTTTTCCCCCATCCAAAAGTTCACTTTACTCCAAAAGACTGAGAAAATACAAATGGACAAGACAGAAAAAGTCCAAGGATGTCCTCCGGCCCTGATTCCGTAGTCAGCCTTTATTCCAGTTAAATAGCAACAGCTATACTCCGAACTGTATATGTCGTCTCTGTTGTGAGAGTCTGATGCTGTGCCagctgacctttttttttttcacagaaaataaaagtaaaaccaAAGTCCAGTCCTAACTTGTAAAAGGCCAACAACATAATTTCACTTCCTTGTTTACACCCCCTAGTCAGCCATAAAACTTTCCAGGCCAGTCTAAGTTAGTCATCACATGAACTCTCCACTATTTGTGCTCATTAGACCTCACACAGCATGACTATAGGTGTTAAATCAATGGTCAGGTTTACTGTGAATTACACTTTTTCAAAAGTTTGGTGTTATTTCACTTCTACTCAGCTATGTTCATTAAACTGCTACCTGTcagataaaaaaagaagctgtgtTCGGTTTATTCATAATGCACTTATGTATTCATACAGTTCGatagatttgattttttttttatttctctagaACAATCAACATACTGTTGAAGAAAGGCAAAACGAACTCAGATAAAAACATTAAGATATCACCCAAACATAGACAAATCAATCATTTCACCCTGCCCCTACTTTACAATATCataatattcaattcaattcaattttatttatagtatcaaatcataacacaagttatcttgagacactttacagatagagtaggtctagaccacactctataatttacaaagccccaacaattacagtaattccctcaagagcaagcagtgcgacagtggcgaggaaaaactccctcttgggaagaaacctgggacagacccaggctcttggtaggcggtgtctgacggtgccggttggggatgcgatgaacagtggcaataatagtcacattaataatggaacagtgacttcaaatggtagtcgtagtagttcatgtcatatcagggcgctgcagggcgttacaggatgtagtgtggcccagcagagcatggatggacgtagcaggaagcagcagggttcagcaggacgcagcaggacactgcagggcaccgcagagcttagcagggagtgcagcaggaccacggtgacagctgcaaccaagatcttggtgccaacgttctccaaggaaatacactgggtgaaaaaacataatgactccagggagtaaactccccagaagctaggattagtaacgagcatttctgggacgggatgcacacaaatgataatagaaagggagaggagagagcagctcagtgtgtcaaaggaaggaattccccaggcagtctagaactatgaCAGCGTAaataagagagacaggtcaaaaggagaggtagcctgtttgggcttggaactctcctctgccggatcgggctgcgctggcctgcctccctctacttttgttatattattaatctgacgactatgaagagaagcaggtgggcctggttaggcggacgctgcaactcctcactccctaactataagctttatcaaagaggagagttttaagttcattcttaaatgtggtgacagtttctgcccaccgaacccagatcgggagctggttccataggagaggaatctgataactgaaggctctggctcccattctgcttttagagactctaggtaccacaagtaactcattctgggagcgcagtgctctagtgggacaataaggtattagaagctcttctagatatgatggtgcttgaccatttagagctttgtaggtcaggagaaggattttaaattcaatcctggaatttacaggaagccaatgcagagaagctaatacaggagaaatatgatctcttctcttagttcttgtgagaacacgcgctgcagcattctggatcagctggagagtcttaagggacttatttgagcaacctgacaatagtagtaataataataataatatgtaaaaatagtatagaggaaacaaaaaaaaatattaaaatactgCATACAAAAAATGCAGGTCATGCAAAATACACTGATACAACATCATAAAACAATACACCTTGACTACATTCCCTCCTTTCTGTATTGGTCAAATATTGTTTCCAAACTGTATAATATTATGACTTTGTTTGATTTCATTGTTTAGTCCATTCCACATGGTTACCCCACACACTGAAATATACATGAGTGCACATATCATTTATCAATGATATGAGCATGCTTTTTTTAATATGAATTTCTCATCACGTGTATTGCAAAGTATGTTGTATGGTAAAAGTAGCTGGTGTATGTAATTAGAaatcagacacagaaatgtccCTTTCTTTGTGTTCGTTTATTAAAGGTTCCACGGGCTTCTGCATGGACTGCAGCTGGCCTGTTGTCTTCCTGTGTGTCTCCTTGCGTGACACTGTATCAACACAGGAGGGCGTCCTTGCAGCATTATCTACTGTTATTTCAGGATTGCAGTCTATGAGCatgtatcatatatatatatatatatatatatatatatatatatatatatatatatatatatatatatatatatatatttcatatgttttgatattttgtgAACTATTGccacattttttttagatttttaaacaaaaattatTCAGAAAAGTTCTTTGCTGCAAATTACAACCGTCCCAATTAGCACCACAAATACAAACTGCGATTATCGTTGACTAATCCAAACTACCAGCATGTGATTGTATACCCATACTCATGATATAGCCCAAGTGTGTCTCTGTCAATCATAATCAATAAcatattaaaatgaataaaaaaaacttggtCAATGAAATACTTTCAAGGCACACGAAGGCTACTGTTTACCCTACCTCTCAGTTTCTCCAGTAAGAGAAATAGGACAATGTGGGTGGAACAGCTCTGCATCAGGACCCTTTCACTGCTCACTAAGTTGTGAATCTGGACAAACTTTATTTCCCATGAGGCAATGTAATGATGGACAGGATTGTTTTAAGAACCATGTGTTCGGCCTTAtataaattaaaagtaaaagtgctttaTTAGTCCAAAAAAATGAAAGTGTTCCTATAAGATTGCAAAACAAAGTACTTCATatatgaattatgaataaataacacATCAAAATGTGACAGGAAgtgtaaaacataaaacaaaggtTTCTCTATATAAAAAGAAGATCCAAATGATACAACAGTGATGCCACAAGAAGTATTTCAACTCACCACTGTCTATTCCAGACCAACTTATATACTGCACCATTACACATACAGGAGTAAGCCTATGGGATCTACTACAGTGTGCCCATTCGAGCTGATGTACTTTCTATCTCTTTAAGAAACTCTAGACTGCTTTTAGAGTTCGCTGGTCATCATTAAAAATAGCACTgggggtgtgagagagtgcGATAGCCCATGCAGGAGCTGTAGTTTCTGGCAGTAATTTAACCCCTGGACATGTAGTCCTCGTCCAGAGGTTAATGATGCATTCAGGTGCGTAGCGTAAATTCCGGACACTGAAAACTCACTCATTAAGTGCTTTGATTTGGGCCTGGTGTCATAGCAACTCTTTTTGTGGTTGTGATTTTAGTCAAgaaattaacataattaaagATTTATTCTTTAAGTCACTGTAATTCACTGTTCTTTTTTCCCACTGTAAAGTGTAcattgacatttaaaaatagaaagaacAAGTAGAGAAGCTTGTAGGCCTATTATTTTGAAGCTTAGGCTTGGAATAATAGGCTGACTATCTTGGGTTTCAATTACGTAGGCTAAAGGAACACACTTTCTAGATTCCCCTTCTGTACAAAATcacccaaacaaacaaacaaacagtcctCTGTAGTATCAATTCATTTCATgataattcataatttaaagATGTCGAGGATATCCGAGTTATccaaaaaaagtgttgaaatgTATAGAAAGTGGCATCAAGTGTGCAATTGCCTATTTGTTTTAGTAGTGTTGATTAAGGTTATTGGGGTACCATACTGAATTGCCGCTGTACCAGTGTTCATCGTTGCGAAAATAACCTTATGTTCTATTATAACCCATATATCCGACGTCACGTGAAGGCAGCTTGATTGAGTACAGGCTTTGAAGTTGGTTGGTGTCAGATTCGAGTCTCTTGCTGCTGTGAATCCGTCAGGTGGTGGAGTCGTAGTGCTGCTAGCTAGATAAACACGAGACTATTTTAAAGAAACAACAGCAACATTGTAATAATGGTGGTTTAGCGGCAattaatgtttcttttttaagatgtcagtgtttgtgtgtgtatccataGAATGACAGACAGGTAACGGGCATTGTGTAAATTGACAGCGAGAAAGCTATACAGTGAACGGTTCTCGTTGATTTTGCTAATAAGCGCACGTGGGGGCCGATGGTGCCAGTCGCTGACACGGTTTGAACCCGAGTTTCTGCGCCgttca
This window encodes:
- the LOC120569352 gene encoding ras-related protein Rab-17-like; this encodes MGEKLPRVPGGAQHRRETLSRPVQTLRVKMVLLGSSGVGKSSLALRFGKDEFRTTSPTVGCAYLTRVVHLSDVTLRFEIWDTAGQEKYHSVTPLYYRGAHAALLVYDISKRETFIRAQVWLKELEKQYIPGSTVIWLVGNKGDLAQDRQVSVQEGQSLANDRGLFFTETSALSGDQICQLLLAVAHRVYECIGAQQGGLSEWKETPHVDLHRGDTFNPFVSCCKVGP